In a single window of the Anaerotruncus rubiinfantis genome:
- a CDS encoding helix-turn-helix domain-containing protein — translation MRNRISPIGDKNLIGVRVRAIRLEKGILQKELLARLQVQGVDIGASSLSKLEGQLRPVSDVELAALAKVLGVSSDELLGLSER, via the coding sequence TTGAGAAACCGCATTTCTCCCATTGGAGACAAGAATCTCATCGGCGTGCGGGTGCGTGCGATCCGCCTGGAGAAGGGAATCCTGCAAAAAGAGCTGCTTGCGCGGTTGCAGGTGCAGGGTGTGGATATCGGCGCTTCCAGCCTTTCGAAATTGGAGGGACAGCTGCGGCCGGTGAGCGACGTGGAACTTGCAGCGCTGGCCAAAGTGCTGGGCGTGTCCTCCGATGAGCTGCTCGGCCTCTCTGAAAGATAA
- a CDS encoding patatin-like phospholipase family protein, whose amino-acid sequence MKTGLVLEGGGMRGLYTIGVLDCFMDRDFKTDYVIGVSAGACNGVSYVSGQRGRSLRIDQNYLMDERYVSVKSFLKTGSMFGMDFIFDEIPHRLDLFDYEAFHKNPCEFVAGVTDAVTGKPFYFSKEAIQPGDSTVLRASSAIPVFSPIVEFRGGKYLDGGTSDPIPVRRALADGCDRLIVVLTRDRGYQKPPEKYRALYQHIFRKYPGMVEALDRRHEIYNETLNLIRQLERDGVATVIAPAAPMKIGRFEKDMNRLMAVYKDGMADAAAFLAKWNGESAVCAGKES is encoded by the coding sequence ATGAAAACGGGACTGGTCCTCGAAGGCGGCGGTATGCGCGGGCTCTACACCATCGGCGTGCTCGACTGCTTTATGGACCGTGATTTCAAGACGGATTATGTCATCGGCGTTTCGGCGGGCGCATGCAACGGCGTTTCTTATGTTTCGGGTCAGCGTGGACGCAGCCTGCGCATCGACCAGAATTATCTGATGGACGAACGGTATGTCAGTGTGAAGAGCTTTCTCAAAACAGGATCGATGTTCGGAATGGATTTTATTTTTGATGAAATCCCGCACCGGCTCGACCTGTTCGATTATGAAGCGTTTCACAAAAATCCCTGCGAATTCGTGGCGGGCGTGACCGATGCGGTCACCGGAAAGCCGTTTTATTTTTCCAAGGAAGCGATCCAACCGGGTGACAGCACCGTGCTGCGCGCTTCTTCCGCCATCCCGGTGTTTTCCCCAATCGTGGAGTTTCGCGGTGGAAAATATCTCGATGGCGGTACATCTGACCCGATCCCGGTGCGCAGGGCGCTCGCGGACGGCTGCGACCGGCTGATCGTGGTGCTCACACGTGACCGCGGCTATCAAAAGCCGCCGGAAAAGTACCGCGCGCTCTACCAGCATATCTTCCGCAAATACCCCGGCATGGTAGAGGCGCTCGACCGCCGGCACGAAATCTATAACGAAACGCTCAACCTCATCCGGCAGCTTGAGCGGGACGGCGTCGCGACGGTGATCGCGCCCGCCGCGCCGATGAAGATCGGGCGGTTTGAGAAAGATATGAACCGGCTGATGGCAGTCTATAAGGACGGCATGGCCGACGCGGCCGCGTTCCTCGCCAAATGGAATGGGGAATCGGCGGTGTGCGCGGGAAAAGAAAGCTGA
- a CDS encoding ABC transporter permease, protein MKTKNRLAAVPFAVWTALFVAIPLVYIVCMSFMRRAETWGVVAEFSLESYRKMFSPTYLKVYAQSMWLALLTTLFTLGIGYPFAYCVAKLPEKRRAFVLLLVIVPFWTNSLVRIYGWMILLRGEGIVNSLLIFLGMTDSPLKLLYNFGAVLVGMVYALIPFMILSVYHAVAKLDPALTEASRDLGAGKWKAFWTVTVPLTRAGIMAGCVLVFVPSVGLFFVSDLLGGAKTMLLGNLIKNELLTARNWPMGAALSVVMMLMAMAVIAGYRKASGESSLEGIV, encoded by the coding sequence ATGAAAACAAAAAACCGGCTGGCCGCCGTCCCGTTCGCGGTCTGGACGGCGCTGTTCGTCGCGATTCCACTCGTCTATATTGTCTGCATGAGCTTTATGAGACGTGCCGAGACCTGGGGGGTGGTGGCGGAGTTTTCACTTGAGAGCTACCGCAAGATGTTTTCCCCGACCTATCTCAAGGTCTATGCCCAAAGCATGTGGCTCGCGCTGCTCACCACCCTGTTCACCCTTGGGATCGGCTACCCGTTCGCCTACTGTGTGGCGAAACTTCCGGAAAAACGGCGGGCCTTTGTGCTGCTGCTGGTGATCGTGCCGTTCTGGACCAATTCGCTCGTGCGCATCTACGGCTGGATGATCCTTCTGCGCGGCGAGGGAATCGTCAATTCTCTGCTCATCTTTCTGGGGATGACCGATTCGCCCCTGAAGCTCCTTTACAATTTCGGCGCGGTACTGGTCGGTATGGTCTACGCGCTCATCCCGTTCATGATCCTGTCGGTGTATCATGCGGTCGCCAAGCTCGACCCGGCGCTCACCGAGGCGTCGCGCGACCTCGGCGCGGGAAAATGGAAGGCCTTCTGGACGGTCACCGTCCCGCTGACCCGCGCGGGGATCATGGCTGGGTGCGTGCTGGTGTTTGTGCCGTCGGTGGGGTTGTTCTTCGTTTCCGATCTTTTGGGCGGGGCCAAAACGATGCTGCTCGGCAACCTCATCAAAAACGAGCTGCTTACCGCCCGCAACTGGCCGATGGGCGCGGCACTTTCGGTTGTGATGATGCTGATGGCGATGGCTGTCATCGCCGGTTACCGCAAGGCGTCGGGGGAGAGCAGCCTGGAGGGGATCGTATGA
- a CDS encoding exodeoxyribonuclease III, with protein MKLISWNVNGLRACLNKGFLDFFREADADIFCLQETKMQQGQAEIPLEGYCEYWNSAIKKGYSGTAVFSKTEPLSVAYGLGIDEHDQEGRVITCEYDDFYLVNVYTPNAQKELVRIDYRMRWEDDFRAYLMGLDVKKPVIACGDMNVAHNEIDLKNPKSNRGSAGFSDQERQKMTELLGAGFLDSFRMLYPDKTGAYTWWSYMFNARKNNAGWRIDYFLVSERLRDRVRDSVIHPEVMGSDHCPVGLLLD; from the coding sequence ATGAAACTGATTTCGTGGAATGTAAACGGCCTGCGGGCCTGTCTCAATAAAGGCTTTCTGGATTTTTTCAGAGAGGCGGACGCGGACATTTTCTGTCTGCAAGAAACCAAAATGCAGCAGGGGCAGGCGGAAATTCCGCTCGAAGGCTACTGTGAATACTGGAACAGTGCCATAAAAAAAGGGTATTCCGGAACGGCTGTCTTTTCAAAAACCGAACCGCTTTCGGTCGCCTATGGGCTGGGGATTGATGAACACGACCAGGAAGGCCGGGTCATCACCTGCGAATACGATGATTTCTACCTCGTGAACGTCTACACGCCGAACGCACAGAAGGAGCTCGTCCGGATCGATTACCGGATGCGGTGGGAGGACGATTTTCGCGCCTACCTGATGGGACTCGATGTGAAAAAACCGGTCATCGCCTGCGGGGACATGAATGTCGCCCACAACGAAATCGATCTCAAAAATCCCAAATCCAACCGCGGCAGCGCGGGCTTTTCCGACCAGGAGCGGCAGAAGATGACCGAGCTGCTCGGCGCGGGTTTCCTGGACAGCTTCCGGATGCTCTATCCGGACAAAACGGGGGCGTATACCTGGTGGTCCTATATGTTTAACGCCCGCAAGAATAACGCAGGATGGCGGATCGACTATTTTCTCGTTTCCGAACGCCTGCGGGACAGGGTGCGGGACAGCGTGATCCATCCGGAGGTGATGGGCAGCGACCACTGCCCGGTCGGGCTCCTGCTCGATTAG
- a CDS encoding polyamine ABC transporter substrate-binding protein, translated as MKMMKRTLVLIMAAALLLLSGCGGSAKKDDTLNIYTWADYFPADICEEFTEQTGIAINYNTFESNEEMLMKLQAGGEYDIVLASDYIIDIARQEGLIKKLDKEKIPNFGNIDPQFQSKFYDPENEYTVPYAAGIPLIIYNPDMVGDVQIKGYEDLWNPAFADSVVVMDDARNVIGITLKTMGKSFNETDPAVLEEAKAKLLTLKPNIRALDYSTPYNLMIGGETAVGYMFTSQVITVLNEKPDFKVVYPEEGLGFGIDNIFVPEKAPHADNAFRFLNFILDGKRSAHITDQIFYISCNKAAAEHLQNQALTIPDGAADSAEFIQDVGDAAQIYNDIWTEFKQS; from the coding sequence ATGAAAATGATGAAACGGACCCTTGTACTGATCATGGCCGCGGCGCTCCTGTTGCTCAGCGGCTGCGGCGGTTCGGCCAAGAAGGACGACACGCTCAATATCTACACCTGGGCGGACTACTTCCCGGCGGATATCTGTGAGGAATTCACTGAGCAGACCGGCATCGCAATCAATTACAACACCTTTGAATCGAACGAAGAGATGCTCATGAAGCTGCAGGCGGGTGGCGAATACGATATCGTGCTCGCAAGCGACTACATCATCGACATCGCGCGGCAGGAGGGCCTTATCAAAAAGCTTGACAAGGAGAAGATCCCGAACTTTGGGAACATCGACCCGCAGTTCCAGAGTAAGTTCTACGATCCCGAAAACGAATACACCGTCCCCTACGCGGCGGGTATCCCGCTCATCATCTATAACCCCGACATGGTGGGGGATGTGCAGATCAAGGGCTATGAGGATCTGTGGAACCCGGCGTTCGCGGATTCGGTCGTCGTGATGGACGACGCGCGCAACGTCATTGGCATCACGCTTAAAACCATGGGCAAATCCTTTAACGAAACCGACCCGGCTGTGCTCGAAGAGGCGAAAGCGAAGCTGCTGACCCTCAAGCCGAATATCCGCGCGCTCGATTACTCGACGCCGTATAACCTGATGATCGGCGGCGAAACGGCCGTGGGTTATATGTTCACCTCGCAGGTCATCACCGTGCTCAATGAGAAGCCCGACTTCAAGGTGGTTTATCCGGAGGAAGGACTCGGATTTGGCATCGACAACATCTTTGTGCCCGAGAAAGCCCCGCATGCGGACAATGCTTTCCGGTTTCTCAACTTCATCCTGGACGGCAAGCGTTCGGCGCATATCACCGATCAGATCTTCTATATCTCCTGCAACAAAGCGGCCGCCGAACATCTGCAAAATCAGGCGCTGACCATCCCGGACGGCGCGGCGGACAGCGCGGAGTTCATCCAGGATGTGGGCGATGCGGCGCAGATCTATAACGACATCTGGACAGAATTTAAACAGAGCTGA
- a CDS encoding ABC transporter permease translates to MKKRSVFSEIYIALVLLLMYLPILVVVIYSFNDTKLFHWAGFTFAWYEKLFHNAQIISAFWTSLELALTSSLLAALLGTLGAVGLAGKYFRGRGPLENLSMIPIMIPEIILGMAYLAFFSLMGLSFGMLTLVIAHTTFCVPYIFINVKARLLSLDPALAEAARDLGANGRRTFFDITLPLILPSVLSGTLLAFAMSMDDVVISFFATGAETSTLPLQVYSMLKMGVTPEINALCTVMLGAVFLIVAAFRLITARRARHLSRSFRNT, encoded by the coding sequence ATGAAGAAGCGTTCGGTCTTCTCGGAAATTTACATTGCGCTGGTGCTGCTGCTCATGTACCTGCCCATCCTTGTGGTGGTGATCTACTCCTTCAACGACACCAAGCTGTTCCACTGGGCGGGGTTCACTTTTGCGTGGTACGAAAAGCTCTTCCACAATGCGCAGATCATTTCGGCCTTCTGGACGAGCCTCGAGCTTGCGCTGACGAGCAGCCTGCTGGCAGCGCTGCTGGGGACGCTCGGCGCGGTGGGGCTCGCGGGGAAATACTTTCGCGGGCGCGGACCGCTTGAAAACCTGTCGATGATCCCGATCATGATTCCGGAAATTATCCTCGGCATGGCGTATCTGGCCTTTTTTTCGCTCATGGGGCTTTCGTTCGGGATGCTGACGCTGGTCATCGCGCATACGACCTTCTGCGTTCCGTATATCTTCATCAATGTAAAGGCGCGCCTTCTCTCGCTCGACCCGGCGCTCGCCGAGGCGGCGCGTGACCTTGGCGCCAACGGGCGGCGCACCTTTTTCGACATCACGCTGCCGCTCATTCTGCCGTCGGTGCTTTCCGGCACTCTGCTGGCCTTCGCAATGAGCATGGATGATGTGGTTATCAGCTTTTTTGCAACCGGCGCTGAGACGAGTACTCTGCCGTTACAGGTGTATTCAATGCTCAAGATGGGCGTCACGCCCGAAATCAACGCCCTTTGCACGGTGATGCTCGGGGCGGTGTTCCTGATTGTGGCGGCGTTCCGGCTGATTACGGCGCGTCGTGCGCGGCATTTATCACGCAGTTTTAGAAATACCTGA
- a CDS encoding GNAT family N-acetyltransferase: protein MYEYYETAAEGVRIRFAGPADVPVILQFIRELAAYEKMLDEVEATEELLRFWLFEKKKAEVIFAEKAGETIGMALFFHNFSTFLGRAGIYLEDLYVKPEARGCGAGKALLAFLARLCGERGCGRLEWWCLNWNTPSIGFYKSLGAVPMDDWTVYRVTGDALGKLAAQAKTEGSN from the coding sequence ATGTACGAATATTATGAAACAGCGGCCGAAGGCGTGCGGATCCGCTTTGCCGGTCCCGCGGACGTGCCGGTGATTTTGCAGTTCATCCGGGAACTTGCGGCATACGAAAAGATGCTTGATGAAGTGGAGGCCACCGAGGAACTCCTGCGGTTTTGGCTTTTTGAAAAGAAAAAGGCAGAAGTGATTTTTGCGGAAAAAGCCGGGGAAACGATTGGGATGGCGCTCTTTTTTCACAATTTTTCCACCTTCCTGGGCCGGGCGGGAATCTATCTTGAAGATCTCTATGTCAAGCCCGAGGCGCGCGGCTGCGGCGCGGGCAAGGCGCTGCTTGCATTTCTCGCGCGGCTGTGCGGGGAGCGCGGCTGCGGACGGCTCGAGTGGTGGTGCCTTAACTGGAACACCCCGTCGATCGGCTTTTACAAAAGCCTCGGTGCTGTCCCAATGGACGACTGGACCGTTTACCGCGTGACGGGCGACGCGCTTGGCAAACTTGCCGCGCAGGCGAAAACGGAGGGATCGAATTGA
- a CDS encoding N-acyl-D-amino-acid deacylase family protein, producing the protein MFDLLIKNGTLVDGSGASAYRSDLAVADGKIAKIAPAIASPARRTIDAAGKYVTPGFIDIHRHADIKLFKADFGAAELHQGLTTIVNGNCGLSAVPCPQKHREEIFRFLSPVIGEVPEDKTFETFAEYMDLVEKTPLPLNVGMDIGNGTVRAAVKGYEPGKLTQGELSAARKNLCAALEAGALGVSLGIVYAPENCYDADGFVEVLQPMREYGVPLVTHIRGEGDLFHESLHEVIGIAKRLEVPLHVSHFKCIGRRNWGHGVKTALEILDAARREGLPIDCDVYPYTAGSTQLIQILPPRFLEGGVPEMVRRLCDPDCRRELTAILREPQPYFENLVSSIGWENIRMSTLTKPENQQFSGKSVTEIAKMRGKDPFDCAYDLLADEECKISMVDFITSEEDIRTVLKYPYSSVISDSVYPDGGLPHPRLYAAFPKVLAAYVRDEKVLSLEEAVHKMTGKPALVYRVGKKGFLKEGYDADINVFALENIEAKATYEKPEQFSRGFDFVIVGGEIAVRRDRLTGKQAGRLLRRR; encoded by the coding sequence ATGTTTGACCTGTTGATTAAAAACGGGACGCTTGTGGACGGAAGCGGCGCGTCCGCGTATCGATCCGACCTTGCGGTGGCGGACGGCAAAATCGCCAAAATTGCGCCTGCGATTGCCTCTCCCGCCAGGCGGACGATCGATGCGGCGGGAAAATATGTCACGCCCGGCTTCATCGATATCCACCGCCATGCGGACATAAAACTTTTCAAGGCGGATTTTGGCGCGGCCGAACTACATCAGGGGCTTACCACCATTGTGAACGGCAACTGCGGGCTGTCGGCCGTGCCATGCCCGCAAAAGCACCGGGAGGAGATCTTCCGATTTCTCTCACCGGTCATCGGGGAGGTGCCGGAGGATAAAACCTTCGAGACCTTCGCGGAGTATATGGATCTCGTGGAAAAAACGCCGCTGCCGCTCAATGTCGGCATGGACATCGGAAACGGTACCGTGCGCGCCGCTGTCAAGGGCTATGAGCCGGGAAAGCTGACACAGGGCGAGCTTTCCGCCGCACGGAAGAATTTGTGCGCGGCGCTCGAGGCGGGCGCGCTCGGCGTGTCGCTCGGGATTGTCTACGCGCCGGAAAACTGCTACGACGCGGACGGCTTCGTCGAGGTCTTGCAGCCGATGCGGGAGTACGGCGTACCGCTTGTCACCCACATCCGTGGGGAGGGGGACCTTTTCCATGAATCGCTGCACGAGGTGATCGGGATAGCCAAACGGCTGGAGGTACCGCTGCATGTGAGCCACTTTAAATGTATCGGCAGGCGCAACTGGGGTCATGGTGTGAAAACAGCGCTGGAAATTCTCGACGCGGCGCGCCGGGAAGGGCTGCCAATCGACTGCGACGTATATCCGTACACAGCCGGGTCGACCCAGCTTATCCAGATCCTGCCGCCGCGGTTTCTCGAAGGCGGGGTGCCCGAGATGGTGCGGCGGCTGTGCGACCCGGACTGCCGCCGGGAGCTGACCGCGATCCTTCGGGAGCCGCAGCCGTATTTTGAAAACCTGGTTTCTTCCATCGGCTGGGAGAACATCCGGATGAGCACCCTGACAAAACCGGAAAATCAGCAATTCTCCGGGAAATCGGTGACCGAGATTGCGAAGATGCGGGGCAAGGACCCGTTCGACTGCGCTTATGACCTGCTGGCCGATGAGGAATGCAAAATTTCGATGGTCGACTTCATTACGTCGGAGGAGGACATCCGTACGGTTCTAAAGTACCCTTACAGTTCGGTCATCTCCGATTCGGTCTATCCGGATGGAGGGCTCCCGCATCCGCGGCTTTATGCCGCGTTTCCGAAGGTGCTGGCCGCGTATGTCCGGGACGAGAAGGTGCTTTCGCTTGAGGAAGCGGTGCACAAGATGACCGGAAAGCCCGCCCTCGTCTACCGCGTCGGAAAAAAAGGATTTTTGAAGGAAGGGTACGACGCGGATATCAATGTTTTTGCGCTCGAAAATATCGAAGCGAAGGCCACCTATGAAAAGCCGGAGCAGTTTTCCAGAGGTTTCGATTTTGTGATTGTGGGCGGGGAAATTGCCGTCCGCCGCGACCGGCTCACCGGAAAACAGGCGGGCAGGCTTCTGCGCCGCAGATAA
- a CDS encoding sigma-70 family RNA polymerase sigma factor, translating to MFLLTIETPQKPDMERLMTEYGDQLLRLSFLYLHDLHLAEDAVQDTFLKVHKSWSGFSGRSSERTWIMRIAINTCKNYLRGAWMRRVDVKEALAEIPSPENVETETDDTLIREIMKLPPKYREAVLLYYYQQFKTAEIAEILHLPEATVSTRLSRARQKLRDALKGWYYDE from the coding sequence ATGTTCCTGCTCACAATTGAAACGCCGCAAAAGCCGGATATGGAACGGCTGATGACCGAATATGGCGACCAGCTGCTGCGTCTCTCGTTTCTCTATCTGCATGACCTGCATCTTGCGGAGGACGCGGTGCAGGACACTTTCCTGAAAGTCCACAAAAGCTGGAGCGGATTTTCGGGCCGGAGCAGCGAACGCACCTGGATCATGCGCATCGCGATCAACACCTGCAAAAACTATCTGCGCGGCGCCTGGATGCGCCGGGTGGATGTGAAGGAAGCGCTTGCGGAGATCCCTTCCCCGGAAAATGTCGAAACCGAAACCGACGACACGCTCATCCGCGAAATCATGAAGCTGCCGCCCAAATATCGGGAAGCCGTATTGCTCTACTACTATCAGCAGTTCAAAACGGCCGAGATCGCCGAAATCCTGCATCTGCCGGAGGCGACCGTCTCCACCCGGCTTTCCCGCGCGCGGCAGAAACTGCGCGACGCGCTGAAAGGATGGTATTACGATGAATGA
- a CDS encoding ABC transporter ATP-binding protein: MENTILSLQNVHKTFGATEALAGISLDVCAGEFLTLLGPSGCGKTTTLRIIAGLETPDGGRVILQGSDVTGWEPNRRNVNTVFQSYALFPHMNVAQNIGYGLRIRKAAKAEIARRVAEMLELVQLPGFGDRMPNQLSGGQRQRVAIARAVVNDPAVLLLDEPLGALDLQLRRQMQTELKSLQKRLGMTFIYITHDQEEALNMSDRIGIMNAGRILQLGTPDDIYERPETRFAAEFIGQSNLINAVALGKDSDGNLSLSFAGAVVKAAGQAKPGEQVTLSVRTERVRFGKKPEYGFTLSGTVKSHAYTGGMLRTILLLPDGQELTVSGMGGGASRAGVGEQVEIHWEPSCAVIVERGAAG; encoded by the coding sequence ATGGAAAATACAATCCTTTCGCTGCAAAATGTCCATAAGACCTTCGGCGCGACAGAAGCGCTTGCCGGGATCAGCCTGGACGTATGCGCGGGGGAATTTCTCACGCTGCTTGGTCCTTCCGGCTGCGGGAAAACAACCACTCTGCGCATCATCGCGGGGCTGGAGACGCCGGACGGCGGCCGGGTGATCCTGCAGGGCAGCGATGTGACCGGCTGGGAGCCGAACCGCCGCAATGTGAATACGGTCTTTCAAAGCTACGCGCTTTTTCCGCACATGAATGTGGCGCAGAACATCGGTTACGGGCTCAGAATCCGCAAGGCAGCGAAGGCTGAAATTGCCCGCCGGGTTGCGGAGATGCTCGAACTGGTGCAGCTTCCCGGTTTTGGAGACCGCATGCCGAACCAGCTTTCGGGCGGCCAGCGTCAGCGGGTGGCGATCGCGCGCGCCGTGGTGAACGATCCGGCTGTACTGCTTCTGGACGAACCGCTCGGCGCGCTCGACCTGCAATTGCGCCGCCAGATGCAGACCGAACTCAAAAGTCTGCAAAAACGGCTGGGCATGACTTTCATCTACATCACCCACGACCAGGAGGAAGCGCTCAATATGAGCGACCGCATCGGCATTATGAACGCGGGCAGGATCCTCCAGCTCGGCACGCCGGACGATATTTACGAGCGCCCCGAGACCCGCTTCGCGGCGGAATTCATCGGGCAGAGCAATCTCATAAATGCGGTGGCGCTCGGAAAGGATTCAGACGGGAATCTGTCTCTGTCCTTCGCGGGCGCGGTCGTCAAAGCCGCCGGTCAGGCGAAGCCCGGCGAGCAGGTCACGCTTTCAGTGCGCACCGAACGGGTGCGCTTTGGGAAGAAACCGGAATATGGCTTCACCCTCTCTGGAACGGTCAAGTCCCACGCCTACACCGGGGGCATGCTGCGCACGATTCTGCTTTTGCCGGATGGGCAGGAGCTTACCGTGAGCGGCATGGGCGGCGGCGCGAGCCGCGCCGGGGTGGGCGAACAGGTCGAAATCCATTGGGAACCGTCCTGCGCTGTGATCGTCGAAAGGGGTGCGGCGGGATGA
- a CDS encoding HD domain-containing protein, translating to MLTYEQVKNNDQIRIYIQKADEALIELGYTEHSFAHVTKVSITAKEILLTLGYPARDAELAQIAGYLHDIGNVVNRTDHAQSGAVMAFRLLDHMGADAEDIATIISAIGNHDEGTAVPVTPIAAALILADKTDVRRNRVRNRDFATFDIHDRVNYAVEEAHTEISDDRKVFTLLIKLDTQISSVMDYFEIFLGRMLLCRKAAEKLGMQFKLTVNGQVLL from the coding sequence ATGCTGACCTATGAACAAGTCAAAAATAACGATCAGATCCGCATCTATATCCAGAAAGCGGATGAAGCGCTCATCGAGCTTGGCTATACCGAGCACAGCTTCGCACATGTGACCAAGGTTTCCATCACCGCAAAGGAAATCCTCCTGACGCTGGGCTATCCCGCGCGCGACGCGGAGCTTGCGCAGATCGCGGGCTACCTGCACGACATCGGCAATGTGGTCAACCGCACCGATCACGCCCAGTCTGGGGCGGTCATGGCGTTTCGCCTGCTCGACCACATGGGCGCGGACGCGGAGGATATCGCCACCATCATCAGCGCGATCGGCAACCACGATGAAGGCACCGCTGTCCCGGTTACACCGATCGCAGCGGCGCTCATCCTCGCGGACAAGACCGACGTGCGCCGCAACCGGGTGCGCAACCGCGACTTCGCCACCTTTGACATCCACGACCGGGTCAACTATGCGGTCGAAGAGGCGCACACCGAAATCTCGGACGACCGCAAAGTATTTACCCTGCTCATCAAGCTGGATACGCAGATTTCCTCGGTCATGGATTATTTCGAAATTTTTCTTGGCCGGATGCTGCTCTGCCGCAAAGCGGCGGAAAAGCTTGGCATGCAGTTCAAACTCACCGTGAACGGGCAGGTGCTGCTCTGA
- a CDS encoding MBL fold metallo-hydrolase: MKLTILSENTILCGDSYRGEAGLSILLESEGKTILFDTGFSGLLLENARKMGLDPTKADLIALSHGHNDHTAGLIPLAELFRTQGRRVPVLMHPEALEPRVIDGDECGFAMNREAFQAAFAPQFSRGPVALTERLTWLGEIPRRHAFEARSCGMQNGAPDFLPDDTALVYRRDDGIVIITGCSHSGICNIIDYAAEYTGENRILDIVGGFHLPHPPRDQLDGVCAFLREKRPAAIHPCHCTGLAAKIALAAAAPLGETAVGSVLLY, from the coding sequence ATGAAGCTGACAATTCTGAGTGAAAACACCATCCTCTGCGGAGATTCCTATCGCGGCGAAGCCGGACTTTCCATCCTGTTGGAGTCGGAAGGCAAAACCATCCTTTTCGACACAGGATTTTCCGGCCTGCTGCTGGAAAATGCCCGGAAGATGGGTCTCGATCCCACCAAAGCCGACCTCATTGCCCTCTCCCATGGTCACAACGACCACACCGCCGGACTGATCCCGCTGGCGGAACTCTTTCGCACGCAGGGCCGCAGGGTTCCGGTGCTGATGCATCCGGAGGCGCTTGAACCACGTGTCATTGACGGCGATGAATGCGGCTTTGCAATGAACCGGGAAGCTTTCCAGGCAGCGTTTGCGCCGCAATTTTCCCGCGGGCCAGTCGCATTGACCGAACGGCTCACCTGGCTTGGAGAGATCCCGCGCCGCCATGCCTTTGAAGCGCGAAGCTGCGGGATGCAAAACGGCGCGCCGGACTTTTTGCCGGATGACACCGCGCTCGTCTACCGCCGCGACGATGGGATCGTCATCATCACCGGCTGCTCGCACAGCGGCATCTGCAACATCATCGACTATGCGGCTGAATACACCGGTGAAAACCGGATTCTGGATATCGTGGGCGGATTTCACCTGCCGCATCCGCCGCGTGATCAGCTCGATGGGGTCTGCGCTTTCCTGCGGGAAAAGCGCCCCGCCGCCATCCATCCCTGCCACTGCACCGGGCTTGCCGCCAAAATCGCGCTTGCCGCGGCTGCACCGCTCGGGGAGACCGCCGTTGGAAGCGTGCTTCTATACTGA